A window of the Bdellovibrio sp. ZAP7 genome harbors these coding sequences:
- a CDS encoding Ku protein, with amino-acid sequence MASIWKGSISFGLLNIPVTLQGAQSEKEISFSMLDKKDLSRIQYKKINAKTGKEVPYENIVKGYEYTSGRYVLVTEDEIRKSNVKASQTIDIEDIVSLEEIDPMYFERPYYLVPQKGAEKGYYLLRDALAKSGRVAVSKIVIRIKQHLAMIMPKGDYLMLELLRFGHEVKTEKQVHYMKDVTKTANYNPRELKMAEDLIEGMTSKWKPEQYKDTYYQEVMKVIDRKIKGGKGHKVAPIKEEDVETTDNVVDLMPLLQKSLAARKTAKKKAPSKPRARSKPA; translated from the coding sequence ATGGCTAGCATTTGGAAAGGCTCCATTAGTTTTGGACTGTTGAATATTCCAGTGACCTTGCAAGGTGCTCAATCAGAGAAAGAAATTTCTTTCTCCATGCTCGACAAAAAAGATCTGTCGCGAATTCAGTATAAAAAAATCAACGCAAAAACCGGGAAAGAAGTGCCTTACGAAAATATCGTCAAGGGCTACGAGTATACCTCGGGCCGTTACGTCTTGGTCACGGAGGATGAAATCAGAAAATCGAATGTGAAGGCTTCGCAGACAATTGATATCGAAGACATCGTGTCCTTAGAAGAAATTGATCCGATGTATTTCGAGCGCCCTTACTATCTGGTTCCGCAAAAAGGTGCCGAGAAGGGATATTACCTGCTTCGAGATGCTTTGGCCAAATCCGGTCGTGTGGCTGTTTCTAAAATAGTGATTCGAATCAAGCAGCACTTGGCGATGATTATGCCTAAAGGCGACTATCTGATGCTGGAGCTTTTGCGCTTTGGACATGAAGTTAAAACCGAAAAACAAGTTCACTATATGAAAGATGTCACCAAAACCGCGAACTACAATCCTCGGGAATTGAAAATGGCCGAGGATCTGATCGAAGGTATGACCAGTAAATGGAAACCTGAACAGTACAAGGACACCTACTATCAAGAAGTCATGAAAGTCATCGATCGAAAAATCAAAGGTGGCAAGGGTCATAAAGTGGCACCGATTAAAGAAGAGGACGTGGAAACAACAGACAATGTCGTCGATCTTATGCCACTTTTGCAAAAAAGTTTGGCGGCCCGTAAGACCGCCAAAAAGAAAGCTCCCTCAAAACCGAGAGCTCGCAGCAAGCCTGCTTAG
- a CDS encoding SDR family oxidoreductase, with protein sequence MTNMHNKRKPRPPFKEHQQKSPGIEKKMNIAPKYRAPMYKAAGKLIGKKALITGGDSGIGRAVALLYAREGASVVITYLPVERVDAEQTKREIEELGGTCILLSGDLTKETFCKKAVAETVKRLGGIDILVSNAAHQMRKDDITEITTEEFDRTFKTNVYAYFHLAKAAVPHMKPGSCIIATTSETSTRAPAQLLDYSSTKGAINTFTKSLAQMLIKKGIRVNAVAPGPVWTPLNPSDEGTKKSKVQQFGKDQPIGRPGQPEEIAPAYVFLASEADSSYISGAILPQMGAEPM encoded by the coding sequence ATGACCAACATGCATAACAAAAGAAAACCACGTCCCCCCTTTAAAGAACACCAACAAAAATCACCAGGTATAGAAAAGAAAATGAACATCGCCCCAAAATATCGAGCGCCCATGTATAAGGCCGCGGGGAAACTTATTGGTAAAAAGGCATTAATCACAGGCGGAGATTCAGGTATTGGCCGTGCCGTTGCGTTACTTTATGCCCGTGAAGGAGCTTCCGTCGTCATCACTTATCTACCCGTCGAACGCGTAGACGCAGAACAAACCAAACGTGAAATCGAGGAACTGGGTGGCACCTGTATACTTTTATCTGGTGATCTTACGAAAGAAACCTTCTGCAAAAAAGCCGTCGCTGAAACCGTTAAAAGACTGGGCGGAATCGACATCCTTGTCAGCAATGCCGCTCACCAAATGCGCAAAGATGATATCACCGAAATCACGACCGAAGAATTCGATAGAACATTTAAAACCAACGTCTATGCCTATTTTCATCTTGCCAAGGCCGCTGTGCCTCACATGAAACCCGGCTCTTGCATCATTGCGACAACGTCTGAAACTTCGACGCGGGCACCAGCCCAGCTATTAGATTACTCCTCTACTAAAGGAGCCATTAACACTTTCACAAAATCTTTGGCGCAAATGCTGATTAAAAAGGGAATTCGTGTAAATGCAGTCGCCCCAGGGCCGGTGTGGACTCCGCTGAACCCTTCTGACGAAGGAACCAAGAAAAGCAAAGTTCAACAATTCGGGAAAGACCAACCCATCGGTCGGCCAGGTCAGCCCGAGGAAATTGCCCCGGCCTATGTGTTCCTGGCATCTGAAGCAGACTCAAGCTATATCAGTGGCGCGATTCTTCCACAGATGGGTGCAGAGCCCATGTAG
- a CDS encoding ribonuclease HII, with protein MKAWTSYRPKPVIGVDEVGRGSLAGPVFAAAVVLKHERLPKFLKDSKLLSRKQRIDVFREICREHRVAIGIATVEEIALLNIVYASTLAMKRAVSGLKLKKGHVLVDGRLRIPVLPKEFQQTPVVKGDLLFAPVSAASIIAKVARDELMAELGKEFPQYGWQHNAGYATASHIKALREYGPCRLHRKSFSQVSLPFIF; from the coding sequence ATGAAAGCGTGGACAAGTTACCGCCCAAAACCCGTAATCGGCGTGGATGAAGTGGGACGCGGCAGTCTGGCGGGTCCCGTCTTTGCGGCGGCTGTGGTTCTGAAACATGAGCGCTTACCGAAGTTTTTAAAAGATTCAAAACTTCTTTCGCGCAAGCAACGCATTGATGTGTTTCGGGAGATCTGTCGTGAACACCGGGTCGCGATTGGAATCGCCACTGTCGAGGAGATCGCCCTGCTCAATATCGTTTACGCTTCGACGTTGGCGATGAAAAGAGCCGTCTCGGGTCTCAAACTTAAAAAGGGGCACGTGCTTGTGGATGGGCGTTTACGCATTCCTGTACTGCCTAAGGAATTTCAACAAACTCCCGTGGTGAAAGGAGATCTATTATTCGCCCCCGTCTCCGCCGCCTCGATCATAGCCAAGGTCGCCCGCGACGAGTTGATGGCGGAACTGGGAAAAGAATTTCCCCAATATGGGTGGCAACACAATGCAGGTTACGCAACCGCTTCACATATTAAGGCTCTGCGTGAATATGGCCCCTGTCGCCTGCATCGCAAATCGTTTTCACAAGTCAGTCTTCCATTTATTTTCTAA
- the ligD gene encoding DNA ligase D — protein sequence MSLVKYNQKRDFKITKEPPGKLKKSGKGALSFVVQEHHASHLHWDFRLEWEGVLKSWAVPKGPSMDPHIKRLAVETEDHPLSYGSFHGTIPEDQYGGGEVYIWDKGTWEPEEDAAKGFKKGHLVFSLKGKKLKGVFHLVRTRTPGRTSQWLLMKKNDAFAEAVPEIKPVAEAKHTPRRAVAKKVVKKKVSRKSAKVAKLPFVTPELALLVDEPPEGKEWLHELKFDGYRVQAHVNGDEVKLFTRSGQDWTAKFPVIARDLQKLDVEGAVIDGEIVILDKSGRSDFQLLQNALKSNQAQNMYLYAFDLLAVNGKDLRTRPLEQRRDELVKIFKKSAGRIRYSEEYQGTGKSLLAQAKKHGLEGIISKKRNSPYRSERNSNWLKIKCSEQQEFVIGGYTLGKGSRDHFGALLLGVYKKDKLQYVGKVGTGFTQQSLRDVFKTLKPLETQQSPFDIKSPKGRDIHWLKPKYSAQITFSNWTHEEILRVPVFNGLREDKPTKQIKKETPVALKSSEEWPISSPDKILFAKEKITKRQVANFYTKVAEHILPLITDRPLSLVRCPNGTGKQCFFQKHQAKIPESMTPVKMKEHGGYGTYMSVHDDAGLAALVQMNAFEIHCSNSRHPETDVPDQFVMDFDPGPGVGWKTVVDAAFNLKKLLEGLGLKSFVKLSGGKGVHVHVPVAPIYTFDQINSFTHALALQMEQQDPDLFVSKMSKKIREGRIFVDYLRNSQGATAVAPYSLRARAISAVAMPVTWNDLKKIPGGDYYDLKKALAHLQRRRSDPWQGYLKLQQRIALLEKATTKKSSTRSQAHL from the coding sequence ATGAGTTTAGTGAAATACAATCAAAAGCGCGATTTCAAAATAACCAAAGAGCCTCCTGGCAAGCTTAAGAAGTCCGGCAAGGGAGCTCTTTCGTTCGTTGTTCAGGAACATCACGCGAGCCATCTTCACTGGGACTTTCGCTTGGAATGGGAGGGCGTCTTAAAAAGTTGGGCTGTTCCGAAAGGTCCCAGCATGGACCCTCACATAAAACGCCTGGCTGTTGAAACCGAAGACCATCCCCTCTCCTATGGATCATTTCATGGCACTATTCCAGAAGATCAATACGGGGGCGGTGAAGTTTATATTTGGGACAAAGGAACTTGGGAGCCAGAAGAAGACGCTGCCAAGGGGTTTAAAAAAGGCCATCTCGTATTTTCCCTGAAAGGAAAAAAACTGAAAGGCGTATTTCACTTAGTTCGAACCCGCACCCCAGGTCGTACCAGCCAATGGCTCTTAATGAAAAAGAATGACGCTTTTGCCGAAGCTGTTCCCGAAATCAAGCCCGTGGCTGAGGCCAAACACACTCCACGCCGTGCCGTTGCTAAAAAAGTGGTTAAAAAAAAAGTCTCCAGAAAATCGGCAAAGGTCGCAAAGCTTCCCTTCGTGACTCCGGAGCTAGCTCTGCTGGTCGACGAGCCTCCTGAAGGCAAAGAGTGGCTGCATGAATTAAAATTCGACGGCTATCGTGTCCAAGCGCACGTAAACGGAGACGAAGTCAAACTCTTCACTCGCTCAGGACAAGATTGGACGGCGAAATTTCCGGTGATTGCAAGAGATCTGCAAAAACTTGATGTCGAAGGTGCCGTCATCGACGGTGAAATTGTGATCCTTGATAAATCCGGTCGCAGCGATTTCCAACTTTTACAGAATGCCCTGAAAAGCAACCAGGCTCAGAATATGTATCTTTATGCCTTTGATCTGTTAGCCGTCAATGGAAAGGATCTGCGCACACGACCTCTGGAACAACGTCGCGATGAGCTAGTAAAAATATTTAAAAAATCTGCGGGCCGCATTCGCTATAGCGAAGAATACCAGGGGACCGGGAAAAGTCTTTTAGCCCAGGCAAAAAAACACGGGCTGGAAGGAATTATCTCCAAAAAACGAAACAGTCCTTATCGATCCGAACGAAATTCCAATTGGCTTAAAATAAAATGCAGCGAACAACAGGAGTTCGTTATCGGCGGCTATACTTTAGGAAAAGGCAGCCGTGATCACTTTGGTGCTCTCCTTCTGGGAGTTTACAAAAAAGATAAACTGCAATATGTCGGTAAAGTCGGTACAGGTTTTACGCAACAATCTTTACGAGATGTCTTTAAAACTTTGAAGCCCTTGGAAACCCAACAATCCCCTTTTGATATTAAATCCCCTAAAGGTCGCGATATCCACTGGTTAAAACCCAAATACAGTGCCCAGATCACTTTTTCCAATTGGACTCATGAAGAAATCCTGCGCGTCCCCGTTTTTAATGGACTGCGGGAGGACAAACCTACGAAACAAATTAAAAAGGAGACGCCAGTGGCCCTTAAATCCAGTGAAGAATGGCCTATCTCTAGTCCTGACAAAATTCTATTCGCCAAAGAAAAAATCACTAAGCGTCAGGTTGCAAACTTTTATACCAAAGTAGCTGAACATATTTTACCTCTTATCACGGACCGTCCGCTGTCATTAGTGCGCTGCCCGAATGGCACTGGCAAACAGTGCTTCTTTCAAAAACACCAAGCCAAGATCCCAGAATCCATGACCCCTGTTAAAATGAAAGAGCACGGAGGTTATGGTACCTACATGAGTGTTCATGATGATGCGGGGCTTGCGGCACTGGTGCAAATGAACGCCTTTGAAATTCATTGTTCCAACTCCCGCCATCCTGAAACCGATGTTCCCGATCAATTTGTCATGGATTTCGATCCTGGGCCCGGAGTCGGCTGGAAAACGGTCGTGGATGCTGCTTTCAATCTAAAAAAGCTCTTGGAAGGACTCGGTTTAAAAAGCTTCGTCAAACTTAGCGGAGGAAAAGGTGTTCACGTCCACGTTCCCGTGGCTCCGATCTATACATTTGATCAAATCAATAGTTTTACCCACGCGTTAGCTTTGCAGATGGAACAACAAGATCCGGATCTTTTCGTTTCAAAGATGTCTAAAAAAATTCGCGAAGGTCGAATCTTTGTCGATTACCTTAGAAACTCTCAAGGAGCCACGGCTGTTGCGCCATATTCACTTCGCGCTCGAGCGATCAGTGCTGTAGCCATGCCTGTGACGTGGAATGATCTAAAAAAGATTCCCGGCGGAGATTACTATGATTTGAAAAAAGCCCTAGCTCACCTTCAACGGCGGCGCAGTGATCCATGGCAAGGTTATTTAAAACTTCAACAACGAATTGCACTCTTGGAAAAAGCGACCACTAAAAAAAGCTCTACCAGGTCTCAAGCGCATTTATGA
- a CDS encoding acetyl-CoA hydrolase/transferase C-terminal domain-containing protein, translating into MKPFASIKQAEEYIVAKAGKELRFAIPLGLGKPNQLVNALYERAKQQKDLKLTFFTALSLDIPQAKTELESRFTGPFFSRHFGDDYPRLAYLQDLHKNQVPENISLHEFYFQAGTALGNLHAQSNYISLNYTHVAQSILEMKLDGVIQLIAKSKDGRYSLSCNPDLTLDVVDLYRAKGKPFMVIGVVHPDLPFLGGDAEVPADFFEGIVESPEVRHQLFAPPKNAIDDTEHMIGLHASRLLKDDGTLQIGIGSLSDALTASTLLRHQNNSLYKEVLAELDRNFTPPSSKDIHDHVFTKGLYGTSEMIMDGFMHLRNAGILNRSIQEHEEKALRYLHGAFFLGSKSFYSWLRELSDTDFDGLSMTRVSKVNDLYDPHELALRKQRKNARFFNTCMQMSLLGGAASETLENGNVVSGVGGQYNFVAMSHELPDSYSVLMMKSIRKKKGRRQSNIVWSPPQLTISRHLRDVVITEYGIAFLKGQSDSECIKRLIMITDAQFQDELLAIAQKNKKIDPHWKIPPVARNNTPEKLQEFTRFAKGKGLFKVFPFGSDFTPAEEKLQGALLNLKEKTKPELIRSLLTGFSVSKEGYAQELERMKLFKPQSLQEFLYQKVLLGSFKELALRYHLQ; encoded by the coding sequence ATGAAACCTTTTGCAAGTATTAAGCAGGCTGAAGAATACATCGTCGCTAAAGCAGGCAAAGAATTGCGATTTGCCATTCCTTTGGGCCTGGGCAAGCCGAATCAGTTGGTGAATGCTCTGTATGAGCGCGCAAAACAGCAAAAAGATTTGAAGCTGACGTTTTTTACAGCCTTGTCTTTGGATATTCCCCAAGCGAAAACGGAATTGGAATCGCGCTTCACCGGTCCTTTTTTCTCACGCCATTTTGGTGACGACTATCCGCGTTTGGCGTATTTGCAGGACCTCCATAAAAATCAGGTGCCGGAAAATATCTCTCTGCATGAATTTTACTTTCAGGCGGGCACGGCTTTGGGGAATCTGCATGCGCAAAGCAATTACATCAGTTTGAACTACACCCACGTCGCGCAAAGTATTTTGGAAATGAAGTTAGATGGCGTGATTCAGTTGATCGCAAAGTCAAAGGATGGGCGTTACAGTCTAAGTTGCAATCCCGATCTGACCCTGGATGTCGTGGATCTTTATCGTGCCAAGGGCAAACCATTTATGGTGATCGGGGTGGTCCATCCTGATCTTCCATTTTTGGGAGGCGACGCCGAAGTTCCTGCTGATTTTTTTGAGGGCATTGTTGAATCCCCAGAAGTTCGACATCAATTATTTGCTCCGCCAAAAAATGCCATTGATGATACTGAGCACATGATTGGGCTTCATGCCAGTCGCCTGCTCAAGGATGATGGCACACTTCAAATCGGAATTGGTTCCCTTTCGGATGCGTTGACGGCCTCGACTTTGTTGCGTCATCAAAATAACTCTTTGTACAAAGAGGTCCTTGCAGAGCTGGATCGAAATTTTACTCCACCGTCTTCTAAGGATATTCATGACCACGTATTTACCAAAGGTCTTTACGGCACCAGTGAAATGATTATGGATGGCTTCATGCATCTGCGTAATGCTGGGATTCTGAATCGGTCGATCCAAGAGCACGAGGAAAAGGCCCTTCGTTACTTGCATGGCGCTTTCTTTTTAGGATCTAAGTCTTTTTATAGTTGGTTAAGGGAACTTTCGGATACGGACTTTGATGGACTTTCTATGACCCGAGTTTCCAAGGTGAACGATTTATATGATCCGCATGAGTTGGCTTTGCGTAAGCAGCGCAAAAACGCACGCTTTTTTAATACTTGTATGCAAATGAGCCTTTTGGGCGGAGCTGCTTCCGAAACTTTGGAGAACGGCAATGTCGTGAGCGGGGTCGGCGGTCAATACAATTTTGTGGCGATGTCTCATGAACTTCCGGATTCATATTCAGTTTTGATGATGAAAAGTATTCGGAAAAAAAAGGGGCGGAGGCAATCCAACATCGTTTGGAGTCCACCACAATTGACGATTTCTCGACATTTGCGAGACGTCGTTATTACCGAATACGGCATCGCATTCCTTAAAGGGCAGAGTGATTCTGAGTGCATTAAACGTCTGATTATGATTACCGATGCTCAATTTCAAGATGAGCTTTTGGCTATCGCTCAGAAAAATAAGAAGATAGATCCGCACTGGAAGATTCCACCGGTTGCGCGAAACAACACTCCTGAAAAGCTGCAAGAGTTCACCCGCTTTGCCAAAGGCAAGGGACTATTTAAAGTGTTTCCGTTTGGCAGCGATTTTACTCCGGCTGAAGAAAAGCTGCAGGGAGCGCTATTGAACTTGAAAGAAAAGACCAAACCCGAATTGATTAGGTCGTTGCTGACAGGATTTAGTGTGTCTAAAGAAGGGTATGCACAAGAGCTGGAGCGAATGAAATTATTCAAACCCCAGTCCTTGCAGGAATTTCTGTATCAAAAAGTATTATTGGGTTCATTTAAGGAGCTTGCTCTTCGCTATCATCTTCAATAG
- a CDS encoding YqjD family protein — MAETSRDVMNDIKSTGRQAVETGKSLYGDAKSEVKSQINEAKSELKSEWGDRYETIKAKAQDAYETSEDWVKDHPLATVLGACAVGFVAGLIARRRH, encoded by the coding sequence ATGGCTGAAACATCAAGAGACGTTATGAATGATATCAAATCCACGGGCAGACAAGCAGTTGAAACAGGGAAAAGCCTCTACGGAGATGCAAAATCCGAAGTGAAATCTCAGATCAACGAAGCAAAATCTGAGTTGAAAAGCGAGTGGGGCGATCGCTATGAAACAATCAAAGCCAAAGCTCAAGATGCTTATGAAACTTCAGAAGACTGGGTGAAGGATCATCCACTCGCAACAGTCCTAGGCGCTTGCGCTGTGGGATTTGTGGCGGGCTTGATCGCACGTCGTCGTCACTAA
- a CDS encoding MlaD family protein: protein MMKNLKATWFVWLFPLFAVILAGYLLFQFYQHRGPEVTITFEEGSRIRPDKTEIRFRGVRVGVVTSLRISDDQKNVEVNARLEKFASDFANEGTKYWLESPRISFEEIRGLDTLVEGSYISAVPGNGTRTKKFVGRSGTELKNPLEETALFKLETRTLDSVSDGDTIFYRGMNVGSVTKLALSKTGQTISVHFRIPWEYARLVRTNTVFWRKAGFQAKLGLFNSFVKMNSVDALLRGGIELATPTNAGPKAKPGTTFALVGEAPKEVDKWNPVLE, encoded by the coding sequence ATGATGAAAAATCTTAAAGCTACTTGGTTCGTTTGGTTATTTCCTCTATTTGCTGTCATCTTGGCTGGATACTTATTGTTTCAATTCTATCAACATCGCGGTCCGGAGGTGACAATCACCTTTGAAGAAGGCTCACGCATTCGTCCTGACAAAACAGAGATTCGCTTTCGAGGTGTCCGTGTCGGAGTGGTCACAAGTTTACGCATTTCCGATGATCAAAAGAATGTCGAGGTAAATGCTCGGCTGGAAAAATTTGCTTCGGATTTTGCCAATGAAGGAACCAAATATTGGTTAGAAAGCCCGCGTATCAGCTTTGAGGAGATTCGCGGTCTGGATACGTTGGTGGAAGGAAGTTATATTTCCGCGGTCCCTGGCAACGGTACTAGAACAAAAAAGTTCGTCGGCAGATCTGGGACGGAATTAAAAAATCCTCTGGAAGAGACAGCATTGTTTAAATTGGAAACGCGAACTTTGGATTCTGTCAGTGACGGTGACACGATTTTCTATCGTGGCATGAATGTGGGTTCCGTCACCAAATTGGCTCTCTCAAAAACCGGGCAAACTATCAGCGTTCACTTTCGTATTCCGTGGGAGTATGCCCGTCTCGTGCGCACCAACACAGTATTTTGGCGTAAAGCGGGATTCCAAGCAAAGTTAGGACTGTTCAACTCTTTTGTGAAAATGAATTCCGTGGATGCTCTCTTACGGGGCGGAATCGAGCTTGCAACGCCCACCAATGCAGGGCCCAAAGCCAAGCCTGGTACGACATTCGCGCTGGTGGGTGAAGCTCCTAAAGAAGTCGATAAATGGAATCCTGTCCTGGAGTGA
- a CDS encoding paraquat-inducible protein A: MNRLSKFSSPEVSMAFALSALILYIPANIFPFMTLEVYGNKNTATIWEGIVTMSDTGSWGIAIIIFLASMVIPLAKLLILFYLGLTAKSSAHRKLRTRLYNTVEAIGRWSMLDIYLLAVLVAIMKMGPWAHAEPGLGSWMFALVVIFTMISSAYFDPSTIWNDSYDEKS; encoded by the coding sequence ATGAATCGTCTTTCAAAATTTTCTTCACCTGAAGTCAGTATGGCGTTCGCCTTGTCTGCTTTAATTCTGTATATTCCCGCGAACATCTTTCCATTCATGACTTTAGAGGTCTACGGAAACAAAAATACGGCAACAATCTGGGAGGGAATTGTAACGATGAGTGACACCGGTTCTTGGGGTATCGCCATCATCATATTCCTGGCCAGCATGGTCATTCCACTCGCGAAACTTTTGATTTTATTTTATCTGGGACTGACCGCAAAAAGCTCTGCTCACCGAAAGTTACGAACGCGTTTATATAATACGGTGGAGGCCATTGGGCGATGGTCGATGCTGGATATCTATCTTTTGGCGGTGCTAGTCGCCATCATGAAGATGGGCCCCTGGGCTCATGCCGAACCCGGCCTGGGTTCCTGGATGTTTGCACTTGTGGTGATCTTTACGATGATCTCTTCTGCCTACTTTGATCCTTCAACAATATGGAACGATTCGTATGATGAAAAATCTTAA